Proteins encoded together in one Mycobacterium sp. MS1601 window:
- a CDS encoding TRAP transporter substrate-binding protein: MAALPKAIAACGLASMLVLAACSSGNESDSGATKLMLAVETSAGDPLADMLLAFADEVENELGDSVDVTVQSGGAIGDEEAVLQGLRAGAIDIAAVSGSVANLDPTFTIMDMPFLFTDRDTVTQFLDGPYGDELSESLVSSVGARVLAFGENGFRHITNNTRPIVTSDDLSGLKIRVPGNPARVALFEALGAAPTQIDIGETYLALDQGVLDGQENPLKVIDAFSFYEKQRYLSLTAHIYSPVYLTVNEQSWQELSPEIQEGLQKAADAAAETSRSAGTAADEELLDKFEAAGVEINDADVNQLGEKVAGVREQIAEGIPGDFANRVLAEYRQ, translated from the coding sequence ATGGCGGCACTACCGAAGGCGATCGCAGCCTGTGGCCTGGCCAGCATGCTGGTGCTCGCGGCATGTTCCAGTGGCAACGAAAGCGATTCCGGTGCAACGAAACTCATGCTGGCCGTGGAAACCAGCGCGGGTGACCCCCTGGCCGACATGCTGCTGGCCTTCGCCGACGAGGTGGAAAACGAGCTCGGCGACTCGGTGGACGTGACGGTGCAGAGCGGCGGGGCCATCGGTGACGAGGAGGCCGTGCTGCAGGGCCTGCGGGCCGGCGCCATCGACATCGCCGCGGTCAGCGGCTCGGTGGCCAACCTGGACCCCACCTTCACCATCATGGACATGCCGTTCCTGTTCACCGATCGCGACACGGTGACCCAGTTCCTCGACGGCCCCTACGGCGACGAACTCAGCGAATCGCTGGTCAGCTCGGTGGGCGCACGCGTTCTGGCGTTCGGCGAGAACGGATTCCGTCACATCACCAACAACACCCGGCCCATCGTCACCTCAGATGACCTGTCCGGCTTGAAGATCCGCGTACCCGGTAACCCGGCGCGGGTCGCCCTGTTCGAGGCACTGGGCGCCGCGCCCACCCAGATCGACATCGGCGAGACCTACCTGGCACTCGATCAGGGAGTGCTCGACGGCCAGGAGAACCCGCTCAAGGTCATCGACGCCTTCTCGTTCTACGAGAAGCAGCGCTACCTGTCGCTGACCGCCCACATCTACAGCCCGGTCTACCTCACCGTCAACGAGCAGAGCTGGCAGGAACTTTCGCCGGAGATCCAGGAAGGTCTGCAAAAGGCGGCCGACGCAGCCGCCGAGACCAGCCGCTCGGCAGGTACCGCCGCCGACGAGGAGCTGCTGGACAAGTTCGAGGCCGCCGGTGTGGAGATCAACGACGCGGACGTCAACCAGCTGGGGGAGAAGGTCGCCGGCGTGCGTGAGCAGATCGCCGAAGGCATCCCGGGCGACTTCGCCAACCGCGTGCTGGCCGAGTACCGCCAGTGA